In the genome of Myxococcales bacterium, one region contains:
- a CDS encoding class I SAM-dependent methyltransferase — MALLYEAYFDGDIDIPGDIYAFLENREQYVTNTLTQDHFKWAFTHFVPEALIHSKEQDKRIVREHYDRGNDFFGWFLGERMVYTCAFFENRNETLEQGQDNKMNLVCRKLQLDAGEKLLDIGCGWGTLARHAAKHYGVDSTGVTISENQTEFGNKRIADWGLEKTARILCKDYRDIPNQKFDKIVSLEMVEHVGVKNLVTFYEQVRDLLTDEGLFLLQWTGLRRGMRAEDMIWIMFMGKYIFPGADASLPPAPMLKAMEKAGWETHSVENVSTHYGWTIKYWHDNWVSNKEAVLKAYGDRWYRIWNFFLAWSSIIARQGNAACFQVVLNKNLDNYDRERWINHRATILGDRAKDISPPTHATGNGAPRSWS; from the coding sequence ATGGCCCTCCTGTACGAGGCCTACTTCGATGGAGACATCGACATTCCGGGAGACATCTACGCGTTCTTGGAGAACCGCGAGCAGTACGTCACCAACACGCTGACCCAAGATCACTTCAAGTGGGCCTTCACCCACTTCGTGCCGGAAGCGCTGATCCACTCCAAGGAGCAGGACAAGCGCATCGTCCGCGAGCACTACGACCGCGGCAACGACTTCTTCGGCTGGTTCCTCGGCGAGCGCATGGTCTACACCTGCGCGTTCTTCGAGAACCGGAACGAGACCCTCGAGCAGGGCCAGGACAACAAGATGAACCTGGTTTGCCGCAAGCTCCAGCTGGACGCGGGCGAGAAGCTCCTGGACATCGGCTGCGGCTGGGGAACCCTCGCCCGCCACGCCGCCAAACACTACGGCGTCGACTCGACCGGCGTTACGATCTCGGAGAACCAGACCGAGTTCGGCAACAAGCGCATTGCGGACTGGGGTCTCGAGAAGACGGCCCGCATCCTGTGCAAGGACTACCGCGACATCCCGAACCAGAAATTCGACAAGATCGTCAGCCTGGAGATGGTCGAGCACGTCGGCGTGAAGAACCTGGTGACGTTCTACGAGCAGGTCCGGGACCTGTTGACGGACGAGGGCCTGTTCCTCTTGCAGTGGACCGGTCTGCGTCGCGGCATGCGCGCCGAGGACATGATCTGGATCATGTTCATGGGCAAGTACATCTTCCCCGGAGCCGACGCGAGCCTGCCGCCCGCGCCGATGCTGAAGGCGATGGAGAAGGCCGGCTGGGAGACGCACAGCGTCGAGAACGTCAGCACGCACTACGGCTGGACGATCAAGTACTGGCACGACAACTGGGTCAGCAACAAAGAGGCAGTCCTCAAGGCCTACGGCGACCGCTGGTACCGCATCTGGAACTTCTTCCTGGCGTGGTCATCGATCATCGCGCGCCAGGGCAACGCGGCCTGTTTCCAGGTCGTGCTCAACAAGAACCTCGACAACTACGACCGCGAGCGCTGGATCAACCACCGCGCCACCATCCTCGGTGACCGCGCGAAGGACATCTCGCCGCCCACCCACGCGACCGGCAACGGCGCCCCGCGTAGCTGGAGCTGA